The DNA region AATTCAATAATGGCCACAGCGTAGGGGGATATATTTTTGAATTCATCTGTAGGGGTATGTATTACAGAATAACTCATTATTTTCCCATTTCCAGTGAATTTTATGGGTTCCAGTTTACCTTTTCGTCTGCATTTGGGGCAGATAACCCTCATGGGGAAAAATACTTCACCGCATTGTAAACACTTTGATCCGATGAGATTATATCTCTGGGAGATGTGACGCCAGCCTCTTACAATATCTTTCATTTATAATACCTCGCTAAGCTTTTAATTAGTTGATTATGGTTTAACTCTAAAAAATTTAGTTAGTAAATTTAGATTTTAAATTAATTTAATCTAATTTCCTATAAATCCTTATATAATCATTATGTTTTTATATGTTTATGATTCCATGATTTGCTCGAATCAACCCTTGTAGTTATGTGATCTTTTTTTTGTCTTTATCTTATTTGCTAGGGAATAATATAATTTTTTGCTTTAGAAATAACTTTATATTGTATTACTTTTTATATAATAAATAATAATAATGGTATGTTAGAATTGAATGAAACAACTCTCAGAACTGGGTACTGGATGACATTAAAAAAATAAAATGGGCGAAATTATGGATAATAATGGGTATGTGCTGAGTTTATCTTCATTTTTTCTTATTTTACCCGTTTTTTTGCTGTTAATGGTTTTGGCAAACATGACAGTGGATCAAGCAAATATCCAGCAAACCTCGTTAAACTCTCAGGATGTTCTGGCTGTAACCACTGATCTGGAAACAAATATACCATTGATAGGAAGGGAAGTGCTTAGAGATAAATCTTTTCAGGTTATAAGTAGTGGGAATCATCTTTCAAACAGTAGAAAAGAGGTTAAGGAGGAATTACAGAATAGAATGGATACTTTTTGTACAAAGTTCAGTAGTAATGGTATGGTGGTGGAGTGCAAAATATTGAATGTGGATAACAGTTACGATCCATTTTGTGTGGAAGTCAAATCAATGGTCACAGTGGGGAAAGGCGCCCTGAAACATCAGGTAAATCTGACTCAGAACATTTCTCTCACCAATGGGTCGTTCCCTCTTTATGATCCATTACCATTTGTCAAGTGCAAGGATCATGGAGGTGCAACCATCAATGGGGACAGGGTATTCTATGGTTCCAGTCTGTCAAATTATCTCAAATCCCGGGGGATTGAAAATTTTGAAGCCTATGAAAATGCCACATCATCTTTATACATAAAAAAATGCCCCTATGATCCTTACATTCTCCACGGAAACACCAATGAAATGGTGAACCTGAAAAATTGTATTGACAATGGATTTTATCATGAAAGTAGTGATGGGTCCTGTTTCCTCTGTAGGCTGGAAGGAAAGGGCACGTGCCCCCATTATGGTATGGAAACATTCATCACACCGGCACCATCTGTTAATGGCCCCTTTTCAAATCAGTCGTTTAATGCTTCATTTTCAAATAATTCCTCAACTGCCCCCAGTTCAGTGGATCATGTTATTTTTAATGACACTGGATCCCACGGAACTTACTCGGGTTGTAAGCTCATTTACTTTACCAATGGAACGCACAATTTCCAACTCTATTTGGACAATTCCCACCGACAAAAGTACGGATTGCCGATGTTTTAGAGTGAATCCATTTGATGTGATAATTTTAAGTGATAATATGTCTGTAAATGGCTTAACTAAAGATAAGCAGGCAATGGTATTTTCCATAGACTTAATGCTGGCTCTCGTGGTAATAACGGTAGTATTAGGGCTTTCGGCAGATGCCATGGATATTGCTGGTTCTAAAATGGAAGATTATGCCTACGGAAATTCTCTGGAAAGAATTACTCTATCAAGTGCAGATATGCTGATAAAAACCCCTGGATCTCCGGAAAATTGGGATGAATTAGATGATTTGAGTGGCGTTACACCAGGATTGGCTGATATGAACTTCACTAACATGAAAACTCATTCAAACATCATAAGCATCTCCAAAATAAAACGCCTTAACGAAAATTATGACAAATTAATGATGGGCCGGGTAATTCCCACTTATTGCAAATCTACTCTGACCATTTATCCAATAGACACGTCTTTAGAACCAATATATGTGAAAAATATGAGTGGAAACTATTCTTCTACAGAAGTAATGGTGGAAAACCGCACAGTTCTATGTAATTACCTTAATACCAGTACACTAGTTTTTATCAATGCAGTAGACAATTCAAAATTGTCAGAACAGAAACAATTAGGGGAGGAATGCCCACATTTTGGTGTTAATGGAAATCCAGCACATTTAAAAGTGGATTACAGAAATCGAAAATCAGGATGGGTCTGTTACCATTTTCGAATAACTCAGGCAATCTTGAGTTCAACTGATTTTTATGTAATGGCCGACCCTAACCTTGTAGAAGATCCAGCAGCAGTCTGGATGATAGATAGGCCCGAAAATAAAACAGAGAATACTCAATTCTTCCGAAACACTCCAATTCTGGTTAATGATATTATAAGAGAAAAAATGGGTAATAACAGTACGGCTGTACTCTGGTTACACGTATATTCTTCTGGAAATCCTGATAAAGCTTTCAACACATATCTAGCCGGGTTTCCTAAGGGAACTCCTTATGGGAAGGTTAAAATCCAGTATCTAAATCATCAGCCCTGTTATTTTGTTCTTAAGGTATGGGTTTGAGTTTTTAATGTGTGGAGTTAATGAAATCAGTGAAGTTATGTTTTTAAGTTCCCAGTTATAACCACCACTTCCTCAAAGAAATGCTTTTCACGGGCAGTTACCGATGCATCCAGACCCATTTTTTCCAGTTTATCAAGTGTTTTATCAATATCTGATAGTGATGACTGTACCAGTTGAACCCTTCCCTCAGGATTAAGGTAATCAATTAATTCATCTAGAAAACGGTCTATAACTTTCCTGCCATCTTTACCCCCATCCCAGGCAGTTTCAAGTTCATCATCAACCATTTCATCATCAGAAGTGGGAAGGTATGGTGTATTGAATAATACCAAATCGAATTTCTCGTCCTCAACCGGTTCAAATAAGTCTCCTTCTTTTAACTCTATATTGTAGGTCTTGTTATTGATTATATTGTGGGTGGCACATTTAATGGCCTGGGGGTTGATATCAGTTGCTATTACCGTCCTACATTTCCTGGAAACAGTTATGGCCACAATTCCGGTCCCAGTTCCTATTTCAAGCACTCTGTGCCTTCTTTCTACCTGAAGATTTTCTGCAAGTAGAAATGTATCTTCAGCAGGTTCATAAACTTCAGGATGGGTCTTGTAATGAATTCCCTTGTATTCTAACATAATAGGTCCCTTTAATTATAAGTTTTAATTATCCATCTTTTTATTATCATTTTTTTTCAATCAGTCTTCTTCCACAGATTCCAGACCTTCCAGTGCTGATGGGAGGCAATCCAGTACAGTTGACAGTCCTGAAAGATGGAGATTCATTACTACGGCCCCTAAAATCTCATCCCGGGAAGCGCCCTGACTTTTAGCCATTTGGGCATGCATTTTCACGCCTATCGGGTTACGGTTAGCGGTCTGGATTGCTATATTCACCAGTTGCTTGGTTTTGGGATCCATCCCCTTAAGGGAACGCTGGGCATCCACCAGATCATTGAAACGTCCTGCTAATTCTGGAAATTCATCCTGAAATATTTGAAAGGGATTTTTTTCACCCATTTTTGTCATGGTATATCTCCATTAAATCTTTAAGTTTCCTGGAAATCATTATGATTTCTTCCCCTTTCAAGTTAAAAACCCTTTCCTCAGTGAGTTCAGTGTCCATTTTAAGGATCAGATCCCTGATGGTACTCCGGTCCAGGTTGAGATTTGATATTTCATGGAAAGATTGTAATAATGCCTTCCCTGATTTCTTCTTTTTGTGCTGGAATAATGCCCTGCAAGTATTAGTGAAAAATTCATCAACCTGGGGGTTCTCTTGGGGTACTAACTTAATTACTGCTGAGGAAATTCGGGGTGGAGGTAAGAAAGCATTCCGGGGAACCTTAAAAAGAAGTTCGGTACGGGTGCACAGGTTCATCATCACTGACAAACGGGAATAATTGGATTCACCAGGTTGGGCAACCATTCTCTGGGCGAATTCCAGTTGATACATTAAAATAGCGTAATCAAAGTCGTATTTAAGGAGTTTGAATGTGATGGGTGATGATATCTGGTAGGGTAAGTTTGATACTACTTTGTTAAAATAAGGAAAATCAATTTTGGTAGCATCACCCTCCATAACTTCAACATTGGATATTTCCAGTTCCTGAAGCCTTTCTTTGAGAATCCGGACAATTCTCTTATCCTGCTCGAAAGCAACTACTTTAGCAGATTTTCTAGCCAGGGGAATGGTTAAAGTACCAATACCTGCTCCGATCTCCAGCACAACATCCGAATCATTGAGATTGGCGTTTTCAACAATCTTGGTTAAAATATGGTTGTTGATGAGGTAATTTTGACCTTTCCTCCGATCTAACCTTATTTGATGCTTTTTTAACAGTTGGGAGGTTTCTTGAGCCAACATTTCCTTAATCTTTCAATTCCTTCATATTTTAAAACTTCGTTCTTTAAAAAAAAGAATTTTAATTTAAATTTTGCGTTTGGGAGGGCGAGTGAATAGGATGTATTTCTTTTTACCCTTCCTGTCTTCGGCTGCTTCCAGTTCCAGGTGAATTCTTTTGGCAATTAGTTTCACAGGGTCAGATAACATGGGGACTCGTTTTTTCACATCGGCAAAGTCCTGGAAAGGGGCTTCCTTCCGGGCCTCTATTATATCCCACATGTGCTTTTTACCAATACCGGGTAGAAGTTCAATTTGGTGCAGACGGGTGGATATGGGACCTGCTTCATTGAAGAATTGGATAAATTTGTCTTCTTTTTCTTTTATAATTTCTTCAATGACGTAATTTACCTCTATTCTGGCAGTTGAAGTCATTTTGTTAAAGGGTAATCTACGGTTTACCCTGGCTATTTGGTCTCTTTTCCCTGCTCCAATGTAAACTTTTTCATGAATATCCAGGTTTACATTTTCCTTAGGTGTTAACTCTAACAGGGTGAATTCTTCTGTACCAATTGCCTGAGCCACAGGTTTACGTTTATAGGAGTTTGATCCTTCTTTAACATAACCCAGAGGTAAATAATCCAAAATAATAGCATAATCCTCCATTTAACCACACCCTGAATTAATTTAGATAATCTTACAGTTTAATTTCGTTCCTACGCATCCGAAATACTGATGTAATACTTCCCATAAATATTTATAGTTTCACCCGAAGGGAAAAGAGTTTAAAAAGTTTTTTTAGTCTTCTTCCCGGTATTTATTCACAATTTCCAGAATATTTTCGAGTTCTTCCTTTTTATGGGATCCCCTTTCCTTGGCGAAAATCAATCGCATGTCATCCATATCTTCTGGCATGACATCTGCTATCTTAATGGCCTGGGTCTTTTTGATAATCTCTTCCAGTTCACCTACCAGCTTCTCTGCATCTTCTGCGGATATTTTAGAGAATTTGGTGACATGATCCAGGGCCAGATTCTGTTCATAACTTAACTCATGAACTACTTCTCGTTCTTCTAAGAGTGGCTTGACTTTAACCAGGGGTATTGGATCGGTTTCAAGAACTTTTTTCCCAATCATCCCCATCACTCCTGTATTTTCAGGTGTTCAGGTCGAATAATCAGTTTTTTAGCTTTATTCCCATCATTAATTGCTACTATGTATGCCCTGCCTCTTTTTTCAGCCACTTTACCGGTTTTACCATGGAAACGTGGGTGGGGTTGGCCTTTGTGAATGCTGGGGTCGATTATTATGTGAACCAGATCGTCTTCCTGGAATGTCTGTATTTTTTTGGTTATGGGATTGCTTCTCCCTGCTCTTAAAGTCTTTTTAAGTTTGTACCTTGTTTTACTTCTAAAACCTCTTGATCTCTGAGTCATTTTCAAAACCTCCACTTCAATTAGAAATGGGTTATTAAATTTAGTTAATAAATTTACTCCAATTAAATCTTTTTCAGAGTTTTTTCTGCGCCCATCAGAGTTTTTTTGCCGATATTTATTAGTATTTGGCCTCTTCAGATGATTTGCGCAGATACGATTTGTTAATTTTAAGATATTATTTCTTATGGAGTTTAACCTGCAATTTAAGATAAAATTCGTATGAATCTTCCAGTGGTTAATGGCTCCTTGGTAAATCGATTAGAATTATTTATGATGTGACTGAGTTTATAAAACTATCCTTCCACTCATTTAAATGTTAACTTCCAAAACATCTAACTCTACACACTTGGCAGTTATGCCCAGAAGGGAAGTCACACTGGGCTGGGTTCTATCTTCATCCCCGGATATAAGTTCTTTTATATATAATCCACCTTCACAATTAACAACCATTTCAAGATGATTGGAATCCAGCAGTTTAACTTGAATCTCCTTCACTTCTCTGGTACGGATCTTATCTGCTCTACGGTGGGAAACCCGGATGGGAGTACGTTGTTGGATAACTTTGAGGGTATTCAGGATATTCAATTTTTCCTCATCAGTGTCCTGATCCAGTTCTACTAGTGCACGGTAGATTTTATAGGTCTCTGTAGAAGATGCTTTAATACCGCTTCTTCGATCTTTATTCACCATTTTTAAGTCAAGAACCTCCACTTTACCCTGACAGTGCTGATTTATCTGGGATGTTAACTCTTCCAGGTTCAAATCACGTACCTTCGGCTCCTTTATCTCCAGTACAAATGGTCTTCCTCTCCCCAGCATCCTCACATCTATATCTTCCCTGCCTGCACCGTGAAATTTCGATTCAACGCCTTTTGTTGCCTTTAAAACTTTTTCTGCCATTAGTTCTTCAACGGATTCAAGGTACATTTTCCCGGTGTAATCACATTTTTCGCATCCCTTTCCTCTGCATCTTCGGCAGGGCCATCGGGTCTGGGGAATACCTCTTATAAGTTTTCGGTATCTGCCCTCAATGAACAGTGGATTTATCTGAAGTTCCACCTGGTTGCTGGTGAAGTCCATCATAATCACCAGATTGGGATTATCAAAATCCACTTCTCTCTCCAGACGAAGTTCTAATTCTTTACCTAACTCTCGGTTTATCTCTTTTTTTATGAAGTCTCCACTGAATCCAGTTTTTTCCTGTATTTCTTTCTCTTTCTCCAGGATTTCATCTGGCAGGCGACACCCGACCAGGAAGGTTGTAAATTCAACATGGGAATTATTGATGGTGTTGATTATTTTTTCCAGGATAGTTTCCAGGTCCCGAAAAATATCTCCACACACATAACAATCTTCACTCTTTCCGGATTGTTCATCATCAATGCCCAGAACATTTTTCAGATAAGCTCCTCGTTCCTGATTATCATTACCCTGGACTTGTGGATAAAAATTCCTACCCAGGCAACGATTGCAAATGTTTGCCTGGCTGATTTGGATTATTTTCTGGGCCTGTTCTTCAATATTTTTCATGGTAAATCTATCCTGATATGATTTGGATTTTTAATTGGTTAAAAATATATCAAATAATACGGGATTACGAATGCCTTATTTAATTTCTTTTATTTCAGTGTACTTTCAAGTGGTATGCACAAAAATAAGTTGCTGATATTACCGCATCATCTGGCGCATCATCTGCCCCATTGGTCCGCCCATTTTACGTTTTCCGAAGCCCTTAATTGCCTTTTTAGTAACCTGATAATATTTTAAAAGCTCCTTAACATCTTCGTTACGCATTCCGGAGCCTCGAGCTATTCTTTTAACCCGGGACTGTTTGATGATTTCAGGATGGGTTAATTCTTGTTCAGTCATGGAATCCATCAGGATCTTGTACTTACCCAGTTTCTCCTCAGTTACCTGGGATGCGTTTTTGGGTAGTTTATTGCCCATGCCTGGTAGCATGTTCATCACCTGCTGCATGGGTCCCATTTTATTCATCATCTCGAACTGACTGTACATGTCCTTCAGGGTGAATTTACCACTGAGCATGGCGTCCATGGCTTCGGTGTCAACATCTTCCTCGGCAATTTCCTCGGCACGTTCAATGAGACTTCTAATATCCCCCATTCCCAGTAGCCTGGAGATGAAACGTTCAGGGTCGAAAACTTCAAGGTCTTCTATGCGTTCACCAGTTCCAATGAACTTTATAGGGGCACCAATCTCCGAAACTGCTGACAGGGCACCTCCTCCCTTGGCTGAACCGTCCAGTTTGGTTATTACAATGGATCCAATTTTGGTAGTTTTACTAAATGCAAGGGCTTGTTCCTTGGCCTGTTGACCGATGGTACCATCAATGACCAGCATAACTTCATCTGGCTCCACCACTGCAGATATCTGCTCCATCTCGTCCAGGAGATCTTTTTCCTCCTTGTGACGTCCCGCAGTATCCACAATTATAAGGTCCTGTTTTTTGAACTCCTTTAAACCTTTTTGGGCCAGATCAAGGGCATCATTGTTATTTGGATCTCCGTAAAGGGATAAATTCAGATTTTCGGTCAGTTGGCGCAGTTGTTCATAGGCTGCAGGTCTCCATGTGTCTGTACAGATGATTGCTGGGTTGAAACCTTTTTTCTGAAGGTACCGGGCCATTTTTCCAATGGTGGTGGTTTTACCACTTCCCTGCAGTCCTACGAAGAGTATCTTGTAGGGTTTCTTCTCAA from Methanobacterium sp. Maddingley MBC34 includes:
- a CDS encoding dimethyladenosine transferase (PFAM: Ribosomal RNA adenine dimethylase~TIGRFAM: dimethyladenosine transferase; methyltransferase, FkbM family), which produces MLAQETSQLLKKHQIRLDRRKGQNYLINNHILTKIVENANLNDSDVVLEIGAGIGTLTIPLARKSAKVVAFEQDKRIVRILKERLQELEISNVEVMEGDATKIDFPYFNKVVSNLPYQISSPITFKLLKYDFDYAILMYQLEFAQRMVAQPGESNYSRLSVMMNLCTRTELLFKVPRNAFLPPPRISSAVIKLVPQENPQVDEFFTNTCRALFQHKKKKSGKALLQSFHEISNLNLDRSTIRDLILKMDTELTEERVFNLKGEEIIMISRKLKDLMEIYHDKNG
- a CDS encoding putative protein, gamma-carboxymuconolactone decarboxylase subunit like protein (PFAM: Carboxymuconolactone decarboxylase family~TIGRFAM: alkylhydroperoxidase AhpD family core domain) produces the protein MTKMGEKNPFQIFQDEFPELAGRFNDLVDAQRSLKGMDPKTKQLVNIAIQTANRNPIGVKMHAQMAKSQGASRDEILGAVVMNLHLSGLSTVLDCLPSALEGLESVEED
- a CDS encoding ribosomal protein L21E (PFAM: Ribosomal protein L21e), producing the protein MTQRSRGFRSKTRYKLKKTLRAGRSNPITKKIQTFQEDDLVHIIIDPSIHKGQPHPRFHGKTGKVAEKRGRAYIVAINDGNKAKKLIIRPEHLKIQE
- a CDS encoding putative nucleic-acid-binding protein containing a Zn-ribbon (PFAM: Rubredoxin-like zinc ribbon domain (DUF35_N); DUF35 OB-fold domain): MKDIVRGWRHISQRYNLIGSKCLQCGEVFFPMRVICPKCRRKGKLEPIKFTGNGKIMSYSVIHTPTDEFKNISPYAVAIIELEEGAKITSQIVDCNTDDIEIGQEVELVFRKIREEGDEGVISYGYKFKLKQ
- a CDS encoding HemK-related putative methylase (PFAM: Methyltransferase small domain~TIGRFAM: HemK family putative methylases; HemK-related putative methylase), with the protein product MLEYKGIHYKTHPEVYEPAEDTFLLAENLQVERRHRVLEIGTGTGIVAITVSRKCRTVIATDINPQAIKCATHNIINNKTYNIELKEGDLFEPVEDEKFDLVLFNTPYLPTSDDEMVDDELETAWDGGKDGRKVIDRFLDELIDYLNPEGRVQLVQSSLSDIDKTLDKLEKMGLDASVTAREKHFFEEVVVITGNLKT
- a CDS encoding putative protein conserved in archaea (PFAM: RNA polymerase Rpb4), which translates into the protein MIGKKVLETDPIPLVKVKPLLEEREVVHELSYEQNLALDHVTKFSKISAEDAEKLVGELEEIIKKTQAIKIADVMPEDMDDMRLIFAKERGSHKKEELENILEIVNKYREED
- a CDS encoding putative RNA-binding protein (PFAM: Protein of unknown function, DUF655), encoding MEDYAIILDYLPLGYVKEGSNSYKRKPVAQAIGTEEFTLLELTPKENVNLDIHEKVYIGAGKRDQIARVNRRLPFNKMTSTARIEVNYVIEEIIKEKEDKFIQFFNEAGPISTRLHQIELLPGIGKKHMWDIIEARKEAPFQDFADVKKRVPMLSDPVKLIAKRIHLELEAAEDRKGKKKYILFTRPPKRKI
- a CDS encoding TIGR01213 family protein (PFAM: THUMP domain~TIGRFAM: TIGR01213 family protein), with translation MKNIEEQAQKIIQISQANICNRCLGRNFYPQVQGNDNQERGAYLKNVLGIDDEQSGKSEDCYVCGDIFRDLETILEKIINTINNSHVEFTTFLVGCRLPDEILEKEKEIQEKTGFSGDFIKKEINRELGKELELRLEREVDFDNPNLVIMMDFTSNQVELQINPLFIEGRYRKLIRGIPQTRWPCRRCRGKGCEKCDYTGKMYLESVEELMAEKVLKATKGVESKFHGAGREDIDVRMLGRGRPFVLEIKEPKVRDLNLEELTSQINQHCQGKVEVLDLKMVNKDRRSGIKASSTETYKIYRALVELDQDTDEEKLNILNTLKVIQQRTPIRVSHRRADKIRTREVKEIQVKLLDSNHLEMVVNCEGGLYIKELISGDEDRTQPSVTSLLGITAKCVELDVLEVNI
- a CDS encoding signal recognition particle GTPase (PFAM: SRP54-type protein, GTPase domain; SRP54-type protein, helical bundle domain; Signal peptide binding domain) — its product is MLGNLGKNLTKTMKKLAGMTIIDEEVVKEVIKDIQRALIQSDVNIKLVLNLSKTIEDRALNEEPPKGVTAKEHVIKIVYDELVHLLGDKAAEVEIEKKPYKILFVGLQGSGKTTTIGKMARYLQKKGFNPAIICTDTWRPAAYEQLRQLTENLNLSLYGDPNNNDALDLAQKGLKEFKKQDLIIVDTAGRHKEEKDLLDEMEQISAVVEPDEVMLVIDGTIGQQAKEQALAFSKTTKIGSIVITKLDGSAKGGGALSAVSEIGAPIKFIGTGERIEDLEVFDPERFISRLLGMGDIRSLIERAEEIAEEDVDTEAMDAMLSGKFTLKDMYSQFEMMNKMGPMQQVMNMLPGMGNKLPKNASQVTEEKLGKYKILMDSMTEQELTHPEIIKQSRVKRIARGSGMRNEDVKELLKYYQVTKKAIKGFGKRKMGGPMGQMMRQMMR